The nucleotide sequence GGTCGCGATCGTGAAGCCGCAGTCGGCGTTCTTCGAGCGCCACGGCGCGGCGGGGGTGGGCGTCCTGGAACGGCTGCTGGCCGGATTCGCGGAGACCGCCACGCTCACCCTGCTGGACGCGAAGCGGGGCGACATCGGGTCCACGATGGACGGCTACGCCGATGCCTACCTGCGGATCGGGGCCCTGCTCGGCGCCGACGCCCTGACCGTGTCGCCCTACCTGGGCTTCGGCTCGCTGGAGCCGGCTCTGGTGGCGGCCGCCGAGGCCGGGCGCGGATTGTTCGTGCTGGCCAGGACGTCCAACCCGGAGGGGGCGTCGGTGCAGCTCGCCACGCTGGACGGGCGCAGCGTCGCGCAGTCGGTGGTCGACGCCGCAGCCGCCCGCAACGCCGGCTCCCCGCCGGGCGCCGGTGACGTCGGCGTCGTCGTCGGAGGGACGCGTGAGCACGGACTCGACCTGGCTGCGCTGAACGGTCCGGTACTCGTGCCGGGGCTCGGGGCGCAGGGAGCGGGCCCCGCCGACGTCGTCTCCCGGTTCGCCGGGACGTCCGGCCCGGTGCTGCCCGCCGCGGCCCGCTCGGTGCTGGCCGCGGGCCCCGATCCGGCGGCGCTGCGCGGCGCCGCACTGGCACTGGGGGAGGAGCTCACCTCGGCGCGCGCCGGATCGCACTGACTCTCCGGATCGCACTGACCTTCCGGATCGCACTGATCGTCCGGTAGCTCACCGACGGGCCGGCCGAGCGCCGCACGACGGCGCCGGACCTGCTGCGCGACATCCGGACCCGAGCACGACGTGCGCGGACCGGGCGAACCGGCCCGGTCGGTGTACGGCCGGTCGGTGTACGCCGACCGGCCGATCCGACACGCCCGGTGACCGTCGGCGCAGCCGGACGGCGACTGGGCGCGCCCGCGTGCGCCGGCGACGCCACGCCGGGGACCTCCGGTGCGACGACCCGCCGACCGGGCGAGCCCGGCGGCGCTCGGCGCGCCGCCCGCCGGCGTGCCGTTGATCACCATGAGGACGGCGAAACCGGTGGTGGGACCCCCATTGACGCCCCACCGGAGGTCGTGGGTACGTTCGATCGCGGCTCCGGGGGACGTCCCCCGGACGGGTCGGTGTGAACCACGGCCCGGCTGCCGCTCCGGCGGCGACGAGAACGACGTGTTCGACACGGAGAGTACGGAGGCAACACCGTGGCCCTTCCCCAGCTGACCGAGGAACAGCGCGCCGCCGCGCTGGAGAAGGCTGCGGCCGCGCGCCGGGCCCGAGCGGAGCTGAAGGACCGTCTCAAGCGCGGCGGCACCACCCTCGAGGAGGTGCTGAAGCAGGCCGAGACCGATGAGGTGCTCGGCAAGATGAAGGTCTCGGCGCTGCTCGAGGCGCTGCCGAACGTCGGCAAGGTCCGTGCGCAGCAGATCATGGAGGAGCTGGAGATCGCGACCAGCCGCCGGCTGCGCGGCCTCGGCGACCGCCAGCGCAAGGCCCTGCTCGACCGCTACCCGAGCTGATCGGCGCATCCCGTGACCGGAACTCCCACCCCCGC is from Pseudonocardia autotrophica and encodes:
- the pyrF gene encoding orotidine-5'-phosphate decarboxylase, whose protein sequence is MTGFGARLAGAVSAHGPLCAGIDPHPALLAQWGLTDDADGLARFADACLAGFGGAVAIVKPQSAFFERHGAAGVGVLERLLAGFAETATLTLLDAKRGDIGSTMDGYADAYLRIGALLGADALTVSPYLGFGSLEPALVAAAEAGRGLFVLARTSNPEGASVQLATLDGRSVAQSVVDAAAARNAGSPPGAGDVGVVVGGTREHGLDLAALNGPVLVPGLGAQGAGPADVVSRFAGTSGPVLPAAARSVLAAGPDPAALRGAALALGEELTSARAGSH
- the mihF gene encoding integration host factor, actinobacterial type, which gives rise to MALPQLTEEQRAAALEKAAAARRARAELKDRLKRGGTTLEEVLKQAETDEVLGKMKVSALLEALPNVGKVRAQQIMEELEIATSRRLRGLGDRQRKALLDRYPS